The Achromobacter deleyi genome has a window encoding:
- a CDS encoding C45 family autoproteolytic acyltransferase/hydolase: MAYKYVRIAGNRRQVGAALGKLARPIMATYLEQSGTWEALRPWRGHPYVDELAQQAQAALPQIWEELEGMAEGLRMPPKDVLLWHCRGDLLHSTTDGCTSVALKAADGSRWIGHNEDGDPYLYGRCYLVDVALEGAPGYLSFYYPGSLPGHTFGANRAGLVQTINNLRTRQRHPGVPRMFLSRAVLDCLTLDDAVDLLRDLPHSGGFHHTLAAATDPRILSAEVTPGAVSIHEVGRRYGHANHMVHVETRGQAQLITDSSRARQNRIEGIVDGWSAESGSAHMLAALFDTEGNLPILRTSRDDPDDENTLATAIFEIRDGEVVLRVHDRKARADIALDVMSDPD; encoded by the coding sequence ATGGCTTACAAATACGTACGCATCGCCGGAAACCGGCGCCAGGTCGGCGCGGCGCTGGGCAAGCTGGCCCGCCCGATCATGGCGACCTATCTGGAGCAAAGCGGCACATGGGAAGCCCTGCGGCCATGGCGCGGGCACCCCTATGTGGACGAGCTGGCGCAGCAGGCGCAAGCCGCCCTGCCCCAGATCTGGGAAGAATTGGAAGGAATGGCCGAAGGCCTGCGCATGCCGCCCAAGGACGTGCTGCTATGGCATTGCCGCGGCGATCTGCTGCACAGCACCACGGACGGCTGCACCTCGGTCGCCCTGAAAGCCGCCGACGGATCGCGCTGGATCGGCCACAACGAAGATGGCGATCCCTATCTGTATGGACGCTGCTATCTGGTGGACGTCGCGCTGGAAGGCGCGCCCGGCTACCTGAGCTTCTACTACCCCGGATCCCTGCCAGGCCATACCTTCGGCGCCAATCGCGCGGGGCTGGTCCAGACCATCAACAACCTGCGCACCCGGCAACGGCATCCGGGCGTGCCGCGCATGTTCCTGTCGCGCGCGGTGCTGGACTGCCTCACCCTGGACGACGCCGTGGACCTGCTGCGCGACCTGCCGCATTCCGGCGGTTTCCATCACACGCTGGCCGCCGCCACCGACCCGCGCATACTCAGCGCCGAGGTCACGCCAGGCGCCGTCTCCATCCATGAGGTCGGGAGGCGCTACGGACACGCCAACCATATGGTTCATGTGGAAACGCGCGGACAGGCGCAGCTCATCACCGATTCGTCGCGTGCGCGGCAGAATCGCATCGAGGGTATTGTGGACGGATGGTCGGCCGAATCGGGCAGCGCGCACATGCTTGCCGCCCTGTTCGACACCGAGGGGAATCTCCCCATCCTGCGCACGTCCCGGGACGATCCCGACGACGAGAACACGCTGGCCACCGCCATCTTCGAGATACGCGATGGCGAGGTCGTCCTGCGCGTGCATGACCGCAAGGCGCGCGCGGACATCGCGCTGGACGTGATGTCCGATCCCGACTGA
- the glnH gene encoding glutamine ABC transporter substrate-binding protein GlnH: MIKRKVAAALVGLSVAMFGAASGAQAQGRELVVATDTAFVPFEFKQGNTYTGFDVDLWAAIAKELNLKYKLQPMDFAGIIPGLQTKNIDAALAGITIRDDRKKVVDFSDPYYESGLAILVGEKNTDIKDAKSLTGKTVAVKTGTATVDFLRAQVPDAKLKLFPNIDNAYLELATGRVDAAVHDTPNVQYYANTAGKGRVKVVGSVKSGDFYGIAFPKGSELVPQVNKALATLKSNGQYDAIYEKWFGKKP; the protein is encoded by the coding sequence ATGATCAAACGTAAAGTCGCCGCCGCCCTGGTCGGCCTGTCAGTGGCCATGTTCGGCGCCGCGTCGGGCGCCCAGGCCCAGGGCAGGGAATTGGTGGTGGCCACCGATACCGCTTTCGTGCCGTTCGAATTCAAGCAGGGTAATACCTACACGGGATTCGACGTGGATCTGTGGGCAGCCATCGCCAAGGAACTCAACCTCAAGTACAAGCTCCAGCCGATGGATTTCGCAGGCATCATTCCGGGCTTGCAGACCAAGAATATCGACGCCGCGCTTGCCGGCATCACGATCCGCGATGACCGCAAGAAGGTCGTCGACTTCTCCGATCCCTATTACGAAAGCGGCCTGGCCATCCTGGTCGGCGAAAAGAACACCGACATCAAGGATGCGAAATCCCTGACCGGCAAGACCGTCGCCGTCAAGACCGGCACCGCCACGGTGGACTTCCTGCGGGCGCAGGTGCCGGATGCCAAGCTCAAGCTGTTTCCCAACATCGACAACGCCTACCTCGAACTGGCGACCGGCCGCGTGGATGCCGCCGTGCATGACACGCCCAACGTCCAGTACTACGCCAATACGGCCGGCAAGGGCCGCGTGAAAGTGGTGGGCTCGGTCAAGAGCGGCGACTTCTATGGCATTGCCTTCCCCAAGGGCAGCGAACTGGTGCCGCAGGTGAACAAGGCGCTGGCCACCCTGAAGTCCAACGGCCAGTACGACGCCATCTACGAAAAGTGGTTCGGCAAGAAGCCTTGA
- the glnP gene encoding glutamine ABC transporter permease GlnP has protein sequence MDFDWSVVWGALPNLIEGTRMTIKITFWGLCGGFLLGALSGVTRAYGPPILSGIAQVYVAIIRGTPIVVQVMFIYFALPQLADIRVDAEWAAIVTLIINSGAYISEIVRGALLSVHKGLKEAGQAMGLPFHKILLHIIGPVAFRRMIPPLGNQCIISLKDSSLFIVIGVAELTRQGQEIMATNFRALETWSAIAIIYLILTGLLAFGLHVLEKRMRII, from the coding sequence GTGGACTTTGACTGGAGTGTCGTCTGGGGAGCGTTGCCCAACCTGATCGAGGGCACGCGCATGACCATCAAGATCACGTTCTGGGGCTTGTGCGGCGGGTTTCTGCTGGGCGCGCTGTCGGGTGTGACGCGGGCCTATGGCCCCCCCATCCTGTCGGGCATCGCGCAGGTCTACGTCGCGATCATCCGCGGCACGCCGATAGTCGTGCAGGTGATGTTCATCTACTTTGCCTTGCCACAGCTGGCGGACATACGGGTGGACGCGGAGTGGGCGGCCATCGTCACGCTTATCATCAATTCGGGCGCATACATTTCCGAAATCGTGCGCGGCGCGCTGCTGTCCGTGCACAAGGGCCTGAAAGAAGCCGGACAGGCCATGGGCCTGCCATTTCACAAGATCCTGCTGCACATCATCGGGCCGGTGGCGTTTCGCCGCATGATCCCGCCGCTGGGCAACCAATGCATCATCAGCCTGAAGGACTCTTCGCTTTTCATTGTGATCGGCGTGGCTGAATTGACCCGCCAGGGCCAGGAGATCATGGCGACGAACTTTCGCGCGCTGGAGACCTGGTCCGCGATCGCGATCATCTACCTGATCCTGACCGGCTTGCTGGCGTTCGGCCTGCACGTGTTGGAAAAAAGGATGCGCATAATATGA
- the glnQ gene encoding glutamine ABC transporter ATP-binding protein GlnQ, which translates to MSMVEFQNVTKRFGESTVLNGISLNIDAGEVVVVVGPSGSGKSTFLRCINVLETINDGDLLVDGLSVKGGAAQVREIRREAGMVFQQFNLFPQMTALENVMFGPVHTRGQGRAESRKLAEALLNKVGLAERMYHYPAELSGGQQQRVAIARALAIKPKLMLFDEPTSALDPELRHEVLKVMRDLAEEGMTMVVVTHEMEFARKVGSRLIFIDAGKIAHDGPPAELLSNPPSQRLKDFLQHVT; encoded by the coding sequence ATGAGCATGGTCGAATTTCAAAACGTCACCAAGCGCTTTGGCGAATCCACGGTGCTCAATGGCATTTCGCTGAACATCGACGCGGGCGAGGTCGTGGTCGTCGTCGGGCCGTCGGGTTCCGGCAAGTCCACGTTTCTACGCTGCATCAACGTGCTGGAAACCATCAACGACGGCGATCTGCTCGTGGACGGCCTGAGCGTGAAGGGCGGCGCGGCGCAGGTGCGCGAGATCCGGCGCGAAGCGGGCATGGTCTTCCAGCAATTCAATCTGTTCCCGCAGATGACGGCGCTGGAGAATGTCATGTTCGGCCCCGTGCACACGCGCGGCCAGGGCCGCGCCGAATCGCGCAAGCTGGCCGAGGCGCTGCTGAACAAGGTCGGCCTGGCCGAGCGGATGTATCACTATCCGGCGGAACTCTCGGGCGGCCAGCAGCAACGCGTGGCGATTGCGCGCGCGCTGGCGATCAAGCCCAAGCTGATGCTGTTCGATGAGCCAACCTCGGCCCTGGATCCCGAGCTGCGCCATGAAGTGCTCAAGGTCATGCGAGACCTGGCAGAAGAGGGCATGACGATGGTGGTCGTCACGCACGAAATGGAATTCGCGCGCAAGGTCGGCAGCCGCCTGATCTTCATCGACGCGGGCAAGATCGCGCATGACGGCCCGCCGGCGGAATTGCTGAGCAATCCACCCAGCCAGCGCCTGAAGGACTTCCTGCAGCACGTGACCTGA
- a CDS encoding RelA/SpoT family protein, which produces MAFPGLKYASSGLLAALRAGSRLGRRTGKKDKNSPTPPSVAAQEAADATASPVASLAPLTEIIGSYLDKKDVERVREAYRFADQAHLGQFRASGSPYISHPIAVTEICAGWKLDVNALSAALLHDVMEDQGIAKHELAEKFGPEVAELVDGLSKLDRLDFATKAEQQAESFRKMLLAMARDVRVILIKLADRLHNMRTLDAVNPEKRRRIARETLDIYAPIAHRLGLNLLFRELQDLCFAAMYPNRYQVLYKAVLAARGNRREVITKIADSVRASLPAAGIEAEVSGREKTLFGIYRKMVDQKKSFSDVLDIYGFRVVVHTLPECYLALGTLHQLYRPVPGKFKDYIAIPKVNGYQSLHTTLVGPYGTPVEFQFRTRDMHHVAEEGVASHWLYKGADLTLNDLQKRTHQWLQSLLDIQSQTGDSGEFLEHVKVDLFPDAVYVFTPRGKIISLPRGATPVDFAYAIHTDIGNQAVAAKVNGEFVPLRTELNSGDTVEIVTSPASRPNAQWLNYVRTGRARSEIRHYLRTVKYEESVAFGERLLGQALQELRMPLPATDDPAWQKLARSTGASSREEILADIGLGKRLAAVVARRFAPEHQLVATTAAAVDELTSARSAPILIQGNEGQAVQLAPCCGPLPGDPIVAGMRMGHGLVVHTADCPVALRQRLREPERWINVGWDAHTAKHLATRLDIVTRNERGVLGRLAAEVTAADANIMHVTMHDDAVATVSLHLTIQVDSRKHLAQVIRAIRHVPQVQKIVRVKG; this is translated from the coding sequence ATGGCTTTTCCCGGGCTGAAGTACGCTTCATCTGGTCTGCTTGCCGCACTACGTGCCGGCTCCCGCCTTGGGCGCCGCACGGGCAAGAAAGACAAGAATTCCCCCACGCCACCGTCGGTCGCCGCACAAGAGGCGGCTGACGCGACCGCATCTCCGGTCGCCTCGCTGGCGCCGCTGACCGAAATCATCGGCAGCTACCTCGACAAGAAAGACGTAGAGCGCGTGCGCGAAGCCTATCGCTTCGCGGACCAGGCGCACCTGGGCCAGTTCCGCGCCAGCGGCTCGCCCTACATCTCGCACCCTATCGCCGTCACGGAAATCTGCGCAGGCTGGAAACTCGACGTCAACGCGTTGTCCGCCGCCCTGCTCCACGACGTGATGGAAGACCAGGGCATCGCCAAGCACGAGCTTGCCGAGAAATTCGGCCCTGAAGTCGCCGAACTCGTCGACGGCCTGTCCAAGCTGGACCGCCTGGACTTCGCCACCAAGGCCGAACAGCAGGCCGAGAGCTTTCGCAAGATGCTGCTGGCGATGGCGCGCGACGTGCGCGTCATCCTCATCAAGCTGGCCGACCGCCTGCACAACATGCGCACGCTGGACGCGGTCAACCCCGAGAAGCGGCGGCGCATCGCCCGCGAAACGCTGGACATCTACGCACCCATCGCGCATCGGCTGGGCCTGAACCTGCTGTTCCGCGAACTGCAGGACCTGTGCTTTGCCGCGATGTACCCGAATCGCTACCAGGTGCTGTACAAGGCCGTGCTGGCCGCGCGCGGCAACCGCCGCGAAGTGATCACCAAGATCGCCGATTCGGTGCGGGCGTCCTTGCCCGCCGCCGGCATCGAGGCCGAGGTGAGCGGCCGCGAGAAAACGCTCTTCGGCATCTACCGCAAGATGGTCGACCAGAAGAAGTCGTTCTCCGACGTACTCGATATCTACGGTTTTCGCGTCGTGGTCCACACGCTGCCCGAATGCTATCTGGCCCTGGGCACGCTGCACCAGCTCTACCGGCCGGTGCCCGGCAAGTTCAAGGACTACATCGCCATTCCCAAGGTGAATGGCTACCAGTCCCTGCACACCACGCTGGTCGGCCCTTACGGCACCCCCGTGGAATTCCAGTTCCGCACGCGCGACATGCACCATGTAGCCGAGGAAGGCGTCGCCTCGCATTGGCTGTACAAGGGCGCGGACCTCACGCTCAACGACCTGCAAAAGCGCACGCACCAATGGCTGCAGTCGCTGCTGGACATCCAGAGCCAGACCGGGGACTCGGGCGAGTTCCTCGAGCACGTCAAGGTCGACCTGTTCCCCGACGCGGTATACGTGTTCACGCCCCGCGGCAAGATCATCTCGCTGCCTCGCGGCGCCACGCCGGTGGATTTCGCGTACGCCATCCACACCGACATCGGCAACCAGGCGGTCGCGGCCAAGGTCAACGGCGAATTCGTGCCTCTGCGCACCGAACTCAACAGCGGCGACACGGTCGAGATCGTGACCTCCCCCGCTTCCCGGCCCAACGCGCAGTGGCTCAATTATGTGCGCACCGGCCGCGCGCGCTCCGAGATCCGGCACTACCTGCGCACCGTCAAGTACGAAGAATCCGTGGCCTTCGGCGAACGCCTGCTGGGCCAGGCGCTGCAAGAGCTGCGCATGCCCCTGCCCGCCACCGACGACCCGGCCTGGCAGAAACTGGCGCGCAGCACCGGCGCCAGTTCGCGCGAGGAAATCCTGGCCGACATCGGGCTGGGCAAGCGCCTGGCCGCGGTTGTCGCGCGCCGCTTCGCTCCGGAACATCAGCTGGTGGCCACCACCGCCGCCGCGGTGGATGAGCTGACCTCGGCGCGCAGCGCTCCCATCCTGATCCAGGGCAATGAAGGCCAGGCGGTGCAGTTGGCGCCTTGCTGCGGGCCGCTGCCCGGCGACCCGATCGTGGCGGGCATGCGCATGGGCCATGGGCTGGTGGTGCACACCGCCGATTGCCCGGTCGCCCTGCGCCAGCGCCTGCGCGAACCCGAGCGCTGGATCAACGTCGGCTGGGACGCGCACACCGCCAAGCACCTGGCCACGCGCCTGGACATCGTCACGCGCAACGAGCGCGGCGTGCTGGGCCGGCTGGCGGCGGAAGTCACCGCCGCCGACGCCAACATCATGCATGTCACGATGCACGACGACGCGGTGGCCACTGTCTCCCTGCACCTCACCATCCAGGTCGACAGCCGCAAGCACCTGGCCCAGGTCATCCGCGCCATCCGGCATGTGCCGCAAGTGCAGAAGATCGTGCGCGTAAAGGGCTAG
- the rpoZ gene encoding DNA-directed RNA polymerase subunit omega — MARITVEDCLNQIPNRFKLTLAATYRARELAQGHAPRLDSKDKPTVTALREIAGGLTGVEMLRKVPT, encoded by the coding sequence ATGGCTCGCATTACCGTCGAAGACTGTCTGAATCAAATCCCCAACCGTTTCAAGCTCACGCTGGCCGCGACGTACCGTGCCCGTGAATTGGCGCAAGGCCATGCCCCGCGCCTGGACAGCAAAGACAAGCCCACGGTCACTGCACTGCGCGAAATCGCAGGCGGCCTAACCGGCGTGGAAATGCTGCGTAAAGTTCCCACCTGA
- the gmk gene encoding guanylate kinase, which yields MHATPGNVFMVVAPSGAGKSSLVKALLAQDPSILLSISCTTRAPRPGEQDGREYRFVSAEEFRVMRDAQNLLEWAEVHGNFYGTPRDRIDEATSQGRDVLLEIDWQGARQVKQRFPRAIGIFVLPPSIEELESRLKARGQDEPQVIARRLMAAGGEIAHAPECEYVIINQEFSVALSELTQIVSAARLRFSSQAARHAQLFAQLGIPAEH from the coding sequence ATGCACGCCACCCCCGGAAACGTCTTCATGGTCGTCGCGCCCAGCGGCGCCGGCAAGTCCAGCCTCGTCAAGGCCCTGCTTGCCCAAGACCCCTCCATCCTGCTTTCCATTTCCTGCACCACCCGCGCGCCCCGCCCCGGCGAACAGGACGGCCGCGAGTACCGGTTCGTATCGGCTGAAGAGTTCAGGGTCATGCGCGACGCGCAGAATCTGCTGGAATGGGCGGAAGTGCATGGCAACTTCTATGGCACGCCGCGCGACCGCATCGACGAGGCCACCAGCCAGGGACGCGATGTCCTGCTGGAAATCGACTGGCAGGGCGCGCGCCAGGTGAAGCAGCGCTTCCCCCGCGCCATCGGCATTTTCGTGCTGCCGCCCTCCATCGAAGAACTCGAGAGCCGGCTGAAAGCGCGCGGCCAGGACGAGCCGCAAGTCATCGCGCGCCGGCTCATGGCCGCGGGCGGCGAAATCGCCCACGCGCCTGAATGCGAATATGTTATTATTAATCAAGAATTTAGCGTAGCCCTGTCGGAACTGACCCAAATCGTCAGCGCCGCACGGCTGCGCTTTTCGTCTCAGGCCGCCCGCCATGCCCAGTTGTTCGCACAACTCGGCATTCCGGCCGAACACTGA
- a CDS encoding SDR family oxidoreductase, with translation MNTNEIDPPRVALVTGAGTGIGRAVALEFLAQGYRVVLAGRRREPLEATRTAAGEDGVRALVVPTDVSDEQAVRDLFDTAQREYGRLDVLFNNAGRGAPAVPIEELPVAVWRDVVDTNLTGMFLCAQAAIRVMKAQTPRGGRIINNGSISSHAPRPFSIAYTATKHAVTGLTKSISLDCRPYNIACGQIDIGNAATDMTERMAAGILQADGSTKVEPRMDVAHVAQAVAAMARLPLEANVQFMTIMATNMPFVGRG, from the coding sequence ATGAATACGAACGAGATCGATCCGCCCCGCGTTGCCCTGGTGACCGGCGCCGGTACCGGCATAGGCCGCGCAGTGGCCTTGGAATTCCTGGCGCAGGGCTATCGGGTCGTACTGGCCGGCCGCCGGCGCGAGCCTCTGGAAGCGACCCGCACGGCGGCGGGCGAAGACGGGGTGCGGGCGCTGGTGGTGCCCACCGACGTGTCCGACGAGCAGGCCGTGCGCGATCTCTTCGACACCGCCCAGCGCGAGTATGGCCGCCTGGACGTGCTGTTCAACAACGCCGGACGCGGTGCGCCGGCGGTGCCGATCGAGGAGCTGCCCGTCGCCGTCTGGCGTGATGTGGTCGATACCAACCTGACCGGCATGTTCTTGTGCGCCCAGGCCGCCATCCGCGTCATGAAGGCGCAAACGCCGCGCGGCGGCCGCATCATCAACAACGGTTCGATCTCCTCGCACGCGCCGCGGCCGTTCTCCATTGCCTATACCGCCACCAAGCACGCGGTGACGGGGCTGACCAAATCGATTTCGCTGGATTGCCGTCCCTACAACATTGCCTGCGGCCAGATCGACATCGGCAATGCGGCGACGGACATGACCGAGCGCATGGCGGCCGGCATTCTGCAGGCCGATGGCAGCACCAAGGTGGAACCGCGCATGGATGTCGCGCATGTGGCGCAAGCCGTTGCCGCCATGGCGCGCCTGCCGCTGGAAGCGAACGTGCAGTTCATGACGATCATGGCGACCAACATGCCCTTCGTGGGCCGGGGCTGA
- a CDS encoding C40 family peptidase has protein sequence MTPPTRKVRIAKSRIPAFLSAPILALTLSWIPSAAQASLASEKARPTFSGLRLAQEPTVPTLRERVVQAGIDAIGTPYSFGGDDAEGFDCSGLVLYVFREIAGLELPRTARAQRGEGQSVSAKKELRPGDLVFFATRGRGVTSHVGIYIGQNKFVHAPRRGTKVRVDDMKNSYWTKRYVGARRYLDTTQGQMLAQASP, from the coding sequence ATGACGCCGCCCACGCGAAAAGTCCGAATTGCCAAATCCCGCATTCCCGCATTCCTGTCAGCGCCCATCCTTGCCCTGACCCTGTCCTGGATACCCAGCGCCGCCCAGGCGTCCCTGGCCTCCGAAAAAGCCCGCCCGACGTTCAGCGGCCTGCGCCTGGCGCAAGAGCCCACGGTGCCCACGCTGCGCGAACGCGTCGTGCAAGCCGGCATCGATGCCATCGGCACCCCCTACAGCTTCGGCGGCGACGACGCCGAAGGCTTCGATTGCAGCGGGCTGGTCCTGTATGTATTCCGCGAAATAGCCGGACTCGAACTGCCCCGCACCGCGCGCGCGCAGCGCGGCGAAGGCCAGTCCGTGTCCGCCAAGAAAGAACTGCGCCCCGGCGACCTGGTGTTCTTCGCCACCCGCGGACGCGGCGTGACCTCGCACGTCGGTATCTATATCGGCCAGAACAAGTTCGTCCACGCGCCGCGCCGCGGCACCAAGGTGCGGGTGGACGACATGAAGAATTCCTATTGGACCAAGCGCTACGTCGGCGCGCGCCGCTATCTGGATACGACGCAAGGCCAGATGCTGGCCCAGGCCTCCCCCTGA
- a CDS encoding AMP nucleosidase produces MMNAVHPLSSMNRPEALPFEPYQDAESAVDRLVEIYARNTAFLRAAFREVLKGAANGRERARAYYPAIRIVVETYDPIDTRLSYGHVAEPGIYQTTVTQPALFRDYLIEQVGQLLQNHRVAVEVGESDSPIPLHFAFPEGAYVEGEHLEALKRPLRDLFDVPDLAVTDDAIVNGSWRGKEGEPKPLAPFTAQRVDYSLHRLQHYTSTAPAHFQNFVLFTNYQFYVDEFCARARALMASGNEDYDMLVEPGNRITRRGESGPGDEDQAVRLPQMPAYHLVRGDHSGITLVNIGVGPSNAKTITDHIAVLRPHAWLMLGHCAGLRDSQRLGDYVLAHGYVREDHVLDDDLPTWVPVPALAEVQVALEQAVQEVAGLSGWDLKRIMRTGTVATIDNRNWELRDHVELVERFAQSRAIALDMESATIAANGFRFRVPYGTLLCVSDKPLHGELKLPGMASAFYRRQVNQHLEIGIRALERLRDMPPERLHSRKLRTFMETAFQ; encoded by the coding sequence ATGATGAACGCAGTACACCCCTTGTCGTCGATGAACCGGCCCGAGGCCTTGCCCTTCGAGCCCTACCAGGATGCGGAGTCCGCGGTGGACCGGCTGGTGGAAATCTATGCGCGCAACACCGCATTCCTGCGGGCCGCGTTCCGCGAGGTCCTGAAGGGCGCCGCCAATGGCCGCGAGCGGGCCCGCGCCTATTACCCCGCCATCCGCATCGTCGTGGAAACCTACGACCCGATCGACACCCGCCTCTCGTACGGCCACGTGGCCGAGCCCGGCATCTACCAGACCACCGTCACCCAGCCCGCGCTGTTTCGCGACTACCTGATCGAGCAGGTCGGCCAGCTGTTGCAGAACCACCGGGTGGCGGTCGAGGTCGGCGAGTCCGATTCGCCGATCCCCCTGCATTTCGCCTTCCCGGAGGGCGCCTACGTCGAAGGCGAGCACCTGGAGGCGCTCAAGCGCCCCTTGCGCGACTTGTTCGACGTGCCGGACCTGGCGGTCACCGACGACGCCATCGTCAACGGCTCCTGGCGCGGCAAGGAAGGGGAGCCCAAGCCGCTGGCGCCGTTCACGGCCCAGCGCGTGGATTATTCGCTCCACCGCCTGCAGCACTACACCTCCACCGCGCCGGCGCACTTCCAGAATTTCGTGCTGTTCACCAACTACCAGTTCTATGTGGACGAGTTCTGCGCCCGGGCTCGCGCGCTCATGGCCAGCGGCAACGAAGACTACGACATGCTGGTCGAGCCGGGCAACCGCATCACCCGGCGCGGCGAGAGCGGCCCGGGCGATGAAGACCAGGCGGTCCGCCTGCCGCAGATGCCCGCGTACCACCTGGTGCGCGGAGACCATTCCGGCATCACGCTGGTGAACATCGGCGTGGGGCCGTCCAATGCCAAGACCATCACGGACCATATCGCCGTGCTGCGCCCGCATGCCTGGCTGATGCTGGGCCATTGCGCCGGCCTGCGCGATTCCCAGCGGCTGGGCGACTACGTGCTGGCGCACGGCTATGTGCGCGAAGACCACGTGCTGGACGACGATCTGCCCACCTGGGTGCCGGTTCCTGCGCTGGCCGAGGTGCAGGTGGCGCTGGAACAGGCGGTGCAAGAGGTGGCCGGACTGTCCGGCTGGGACCTCAAGCGCATCATGCGCACGGGCACTGTTGCCACCATCGACAACCGCAACTGGGAGTTGCGCGACCACGTCGAACTGGTGGAGCGTTTTGCGCAGTCGCGCGCGATAGCGCTGGACATGGAGTCGGCCACCATCGCCGCGAACGGATTCCGCTTCCGGGTGCCGTATGGCACCTTGCTGTGCGTATCCGACAAGCCCTTGCACGGCGAGCTGAAGCTGCCCGGCATGGCCAGCGCGTTCTACCGCCGCCAGGTGAACCAGCACCTGGAGATCGGCATCAGGGCATTGGAGCGCTTGCGCGACATGCCGCCGGAACGGCTGCACTCGCGCAAGCTGCGCACCTTCATGGAAACGGCGTTTCAATAA